The window ATCAGCGTTCGGTTCACCACCTGTTACACGCAGCTTCCAAAGACCGTAACTTAATTAGGTTTCTCTCCGCGACGTCGATTAACGGTCATTAAGGCCCATAGAGACCAACGGTAGCGTCATAAAACAACTACCCAAGAACTTTTTTACCCGTCTTAATTTCTTCTGACTTAAATGTTCTAGTTCaagttgttttctttttgttaatctttttctttcattGTTGTAGAATTCAAGCAGGCCGTAACAGTCTTGCTCTGTCTATCTTACGTCGTCGGTATCCCGACGACTTCTTCCCTACCGGTCACCAGGACTTCCAGGGAAACGATGGCCGACCAAAATCCAGCTCTTAAACAACTAGAGTCCATTAAAAACACCGCCAAGCATAATGCATATCAGGCTagagaatattttaataacacatttgtaagtaaaaattttaaatttatttcaaaaaatgtttaagtaCTTTATTGATAATCATAAGATTAttagattacaaaaaaaaattgagattaCCTGCTTATATAACCTGTTTAAACTTGCAAATTCTTATCTAAACAGGTCTAATCTTGctaatcattttattatctaaataggaaaaatatgaattaaCTGATTCTCAATAATGTATTAATGTTGCAATAATTGTAATTGATAcgatcgtaaattttaaacaatttaatctAAAACGTTAAGATGCtgcaaaaattatttgcaatttctagacgtttcaaaatgttttgaaatctaagcgtttgcttttttttatgtaagcCATTtctatctaaaaataaattttgattttggatTTTTCCGCGTGCGTAAGTTTTTCATTGAAACGCACGGGTTCATTGATGAATCGGCTCGCGGGCGACGGCGACGTCTCGATTGGTATGCACATCGCCCCGTATATTATACCGTCCGTTGATGTCTGATTACATACTATCATATTTTTCGTCTTCGTTCAACGCGAGGTTGGCGCCTAACCTCTTGCTCTCTCTCTATCGGAAACAAACGAATCGTGTCTCTGTTCAACATCCGGCAAAATACCGTCCTCCGACCAAGTGCCTTTCCGTCCGTCTTTTATTAACGCACATTGCTAAGCGCGTTAATAAACGCGCGCCAAGAGGAAATCCATAGTCCCCACGTTATTACTATGGATAGGTGATTCTCAACCCAGCAGGATTTCGTCTAGACAGATATACCGATAACCGGCTGCGAATTACTCTCCTAATTGTTCCCTTCGCAACTTTAACAATACCTTcaactcaaaattaaaaccttattaaaatttcggaattagataattatttaaaaacaggTTACCAACCAGgataattactttttattgtgctaatatacattaaaaatcgttttactAATAACAccaataattaacaaaaaattaaaataataaattaaatcaaaacattcaaacaaaaaaaattgaaataaaagttgattcaaaaaaattgaaaagatagatcaatttttgttttagattttttattgtttgtgaATTGGAAAGAAAAACGCCAACTCGGTTGGTTGTTGTTATAATCGACGTCGACGGAATTAGAAACTCGAGCTGCACAGAGCAACGTTTCGAGCACTTGTGTTGTGCATCGCCTACTCGATAGAAGGCGTCGAGCTGTCTGACACACACAAGGCCAACTTGACGACGACGGCTGTTGTGTAGCGCACACGCTCTCACTCACGTTATCGCGACTCTCTCGAGACACTTGTTTACGTTACACACTCATACATTTATAACATCAAggaaaagataatttttactaatcgcaaatcacaaaatttttgcaatttggtgatcaaaaaaatacaaaacaaccCTATCAAACTGTTTCTGACAGGTTCAATCTCAACTAATATAAGTAAATCACATGCGAGTACATTATTTGACATCAATTACCATCAATCAATTAGACACTAAATCAATTGTCCACAAACGCCGTCGGTAAAGTGAATTTTCAAATCCCTTTGAAAACAGCTTTGCTTTGTAACGATATGGTACCGGTTCCAACTCCTCGAGCAAGTTTGCCTATAGATAAGATTTCGCCTTATCTTATTTTATGATCTATAATGCAAATGAAAACTCGTTTATTCTAAAATGCTGTCAAACaatatgttaaaaatcaaattatatcAGTTTTGTCAAGCGACATGAAAACTGCCCAACTTCGTATGACATCAAATCCAACGCAAGCAATATtggcaaattaaattttcatatctcTTCCAACTGCCTCGGTTGTAAGCAATTTCGGTAAAGTGAACGGTCCTGTAATCAAACATCAATTTGATTAGAATCGTGCTAGAGAAATATCAAACATTCTTAAGAATTATGCAACTTTGTAACTTTATGATATTGATTTCACTGCTCGACCGCAACCGACCTAGGCAAAGTGAAGCGTATTTATTCCCTTTTTACCCTAAATTTCTCGATATACGGATAGTATTTTAATCAAGAATCATTTTTCTTGGAATACTGTCAGATAAGatatcaaacatttttgagAATCACTCAACTTTGTAACTTTATGGTATTGATTCCACTACCTCAGGcgtaagcgacctcggcaaagTGAGGCATAATCATTCCCTTTTACCCTAGATTCCGCGATAGACTTAGAAAGTTGTTAAAGAATTGGTTACAAGTAAACTAAGCAAAGTGAGATTTCAAATTCATTTCTAATGCGAAAACTGATTTTCCATATTATATTTCTTAGTATATTCGGTtgcatattaattttattttattttctttgttagcTGACAACAAAATATCCGAATATTGATTTatacaacaacaacaattaCACCTTCTTTTTCGAGCATATACCAAAAGATTTCAAGTTTCCACAGACAGTAATGTTTAATTCGGCCGTTTTAAAAGGGATGACtgtaagttattaatttttattccaactttgatcaattaatttgatagttaatttaattttttgtttcaggtaaatgaatttacacaaatcttttATGATTGCTTCTTGCGATTTAATGCAACGATGGAcatgttaaaagaaaaaaatgaggtGATTAATAAGTTGAAGGTGTTATTGGAGGAGTTTGAGGAATACATTGCAATAGAAAATATAGAACCGTTGAAGATGAAGTACGATGAAAGTGATATAAAGCTGGGAAAAGATGAGAGTGATACGGGGGAAAGATGGGTGAGGGATATGATCATATATAGGGATTTCGCTAAAACGATGGAGTATGTTGACAAAGCTTACGAGTATTTTTACAATCTGGCCGTAAACGCAGAGGCGTCCCAGTAGCTGTCTCTTGccgaaaaaaagaaacaacgaAAACTCGCTTTCCAGTCAGAAGATCGTACTTACTTTAGATTTTAACCCTTGACCCCGGATTCCTATACATCCTccgatatttttatatatgtaaTTTACTGTCTTATTTATGACtataatttatgattattgTAAAAGATAACGAACCGAACGATGAGGGaaactttatttcttaaaGGTGGGTCCTCAACAAGTGGATCCatcgtattttatttatacactgTGATATTTTTTCGGTCGGTGTTTTGCAGTTTCCACCGgcttaaaagaataaatatttattattttaattttgcgtTTGTCTGTACTACCCTTTTGCCCGGTCTAGAAACGGGTCATATCTCAGGAGATCATAAACATTCGAAGCCCACTCAGCAGTTTCAGCAATAACAAACTGTTTTATAAATACTCTCCTTACTAGACGTTTCTTGCCACTGATATACATTATACTTTTGTTATGCAATCggttcgttttatttttgctcCGGCTACATTCGGAGGAGCCGCAAAAATGTTTCTCTCAAGGTGATTGCACGTTGACCCGGCATTCTGCGAAGAACCGGCCGAGTTCTCACGAATCGACTGCCGATTCCTAAGAATCTTTCTCTCCTCGTCTAGCCGAATCTTCCTCTTGTTGGGGATCCATCTCTACCTGATTTTCGTTTACCCGCCAAACTCGGACCCTTTACCACGCGAGAGCCGCCAATTCACACGGCCATTGTTTTTAATGTCTTTGGTAAAGATGTGATAATCAATAGTTTCAACAAGCACTGTCCACAATCTCGTTAGAAGGAAGCGATGGGAACCGATTTGTCACGAGGGTTCTAATCACTTCTGACTCTAAAGCCTAGATGGTCAAACGAACCATCCAAAAGACTTTAAAGAATTTCCGATCTTCTTACCACTCCGGATAACCTTGATCCCATTTTCGGCATTTCCTCTGAGTCAAATTTCGCCGAGTTTGGGTGGAATCCGGTAACCGAATGTGTTTGGTCTTCGTCACCAAATGTCTTTTGGTACCGTTAACACGGTGTTAATATCGAGTGGGTACCCAAACGGACGCGTTGTGTCACCGACCAGGTGAAAGTTATCGGTAAAAGATGAATCCTGCATGAGTGTCTATATAGAGCCAACGTAATGTTGCGCAAATTCTATCTTAATTTCATCGATTTTAACTACCGGAAATTCCTTTAACTTTCTGTTGTGATAAATCGTAAGTATTTCAACGAAACGAACGAGTGTTTTGAGTAGTTCAAGGGATGGTTGCCCCTCCCATATTTCGGCACCGGAGACAGAGAGATTAAGGAATGATTTGCACTTCGGGAAAAAAACAACCCCAACCGTCATGTCATCCTCGGGTGAAATATTTGAATGGCCACCGTATTCTTTTCGTTAATCCGTGAGCTGGGAGTCGAATGACTCCATTGCGGTAAGAGGGGTTGTCAGGTTTATGTCCGGGGCGATAAGTGTCTTGACGCGAGCGAAAAATGGACGATTTATTGGGTTTCCAGACCGGGGTTGGTAATTTGTCTTGGGTGCCGCAAAGAGGTGCCGCGAAGGGCGGACTCGGAGGGTAGTGCCCTTCGGCGTCAGACCGCCCGCTGTGTGGCGCAGGGGGCGCCACACACCGCCCTCTACGTTCCCACACTCCAGCCCACCCAATTTGCAAACGAAAACATTCCTCGAAAAAAGGATCGAAAAGGAGAAGAGGCGCAGACTCCGGGTCTTTTCCTTTTTCGTTCTTCTATGACAAAGGAGGAATCCTAATTGCGGGATAAATCGACGATTTCTGGCGTGTGTTTCGCTCGTCCGAATACCGGACCATGAGAACATGGGTTTTAACGGAAAAAAGGCCAGCGTGAGGCGTGGAATTTGTCCAGTTTAACTACGCCGGGTAGCGATGTCCACCGTTGATAACAATATCTCCCGTCCGGTCTTCTTCGCCGTGTGTCCTTTCGGCGAGAACATCGAGGATCGCATTCTGTTTTTCTGTTGTGCGCCATCGGCCTTTGGCACGAAGCGCCGAACAGGTAGGCTCTCGTTTTGCTCACTCGTTTCTTCAGCGTTGTCTTTGTCTCAAGTCGCCGAACATCAAGCCGCGTTTAAACTTCAAGGTTTTTATTCAATaagattacaacaaatttcttTACAAGACGTTTAGAAAAAACGACGAgaagaaaatcatttttacccATCCATTACTGGTAAGTGGAAagttttgaatcaaaaaattgttgttgttggTGAAGACACAACTTTGAGATTTTTTGGTGAGCAGGATACCAGGGCCTCCCAAAAGTGTCCGAATTTGCATTTTACATCCGCGGCCGTCGTATCTCTACACGTAATCTGGTGTCCGAACCGGCGCCCGCTTTGTCTCTCGCCGTCCATTCGCTTTCTCAATGGACGATGTGACCTATGGCCGGCCAGCGCACTACATAACGATCCGTTTGACGGCGTCCGACGCCGGATTTCGTGCCTACCTGGTCTCCGAGGTCttgtaaaacaattaaaaaaggatCGAGTCGGATAACACCAGCCCATTCACCGACACGGCTTAACGATTATTGACTCGATGTAAATTAGTCCTAAAAAGCAGAactaaagatttttttactctCTTATAGAAATCTTTCTGTATCGGTTTCCTTATTTCATCTCAAGTTTTTGCAAATCATTAGGAATAGCATAAGAATCATCAATAAGATTTTGCATCTATCTCAATAATTAGTTTGGTCTTTATgcactttaataaatattcatctTGTCTAATTTGTGCACTCGAATTCACAGCAATGAGAGAGTATCCTAGATTAAAGTACTAGCCCAATCTGGGGCCCAACCCAACTGAATTCAACAGAAcccaacaatttttcttaatttgttATAGAGAGACACTTTTCTATTCTTCTTCCTTTGGCTTATCATCTCTGGTAGAACAGAAACTTTTACATCACTTTTCACTCTCCTGATTGCGTCCATGGCCTTCCCTAAAGTCGTTCTGGTCTTCATTTTTCCTCCATTTTCTCCATGTAGATCACAAGTCGGTCTTTAGCTTCTCAATCCGATTTTTGACGCATTCATTATATGCATACAAGAAAATTAAGTACCCAAGAGGTATGCAATACTTTTTTCCTTGTGCATAGTTTGCATCTTCATACCTTTTGGTTTGTCCCTAAATTtcttttcgttatttttatcTGAGATTTCTTCAGATACTTTCATATAaagaatttcaataaatcactTTTTTCCAATTACCTGACCGGGTCGAGGGATTTTTCGGTTTGCAAGTTTATTTATCCGCTGTCAAAACGTTTACACGTCCATGACTTACCACTACTCTTCTTCTCTCATTCGTATACAAAGAATCTGACCGACCCTATTGTTTCGCGGCATTTTCAGGCGCCTCCTTATCACTCAATCTCTCGCGTTCATAAATCACACGCCCTGCGAACCCCCCGAATAAAGAAACGAAGCGACTGTGGTCCATCCAGCATTCCATCCGAAATgaagttttttataaagttttctttggtTCTCTCGTTGCTTGGTGGGTATTACGAATTTATTCTCGCGCACACCTCCAGCTGGACGTACCCACGTGGAGTTTCGCAAACCGACGACAAGTGTCTTTCTGGACGCGAGCATTTCCTTTCACAAAAGCGTTTCGTTCGGCTATTTTGCAATTTAATCGTCGTTGGATTCATTCTCACTTCAAATGAATTAAACATTCGAAAgtacaatatttgaaattaaaaaagaatcgagccaaaattattttcttatttgtcTACTCCGTAATAGATGGCGTACATAATAGCaatgtttatcaaaatttaatttcaacataGAACTCGAAAATAGATGATACAAAAAGGATTTAATCTCAAGTTCTGTCAGGATGAAATCGTGAATAAGAGATTGTTGCATTGGAGCACTTAGCGAGCCGCTAACAACGTGTATAAATCTGTGGGGAACCTTTCAACGGTCAAAAGCGTGCTGGTGAGACGAAAAGGAAATATAAAAACGATCTCCCCATATTTATCGATACGCGCCACGCTCTTGTATGCTCGAAATTATCGGGCcgtatttatgtttttataaatttagacACATTTATATGCTAATTGGGGCGGTCCGCGAGAGGATCGTCGTAAATATTCGTACCGATGAAATAAAATCGGTCCATTGTAGGTGATACGTGATTTATGGGGAGACGCGAAAAGAAACACGCGAGTTAGCAAGCTATTTTTTGACTtatcaaaaatctttattaatattcaaaattaaaaatgaaaatatttttgaataaaggttaCATGATCACATCTACGAAAACCCTGAATCACCTATTCTTTTAAACATGATTTTGtcgaaaaaatcattaattaatttgaataaacaaaaataatcatGTAACATGCAAATTTTTATCACATTTTGATTTCACAAATAATccttgaattattttaaagaaatcccCTGATTCTATATAATATGTGTAATTTTTTGcggattattttttgtaaatcaaCAAtgtttaagaataaaatttttctttttatgccTTTTTGTACCTGTTTTATTCTTCACTTGCATATCttacaatattttacaatCTTGCTTCGAGATTAATGTTTCAAAAGCTTTAGCTGTTTCACAACTTGTCATAACTCTGATTGACAAGCGCGTCCTCAGGATGCAATACAAATCACTTTACCTTTCAAGTTATGCCCAAGATTGCTCTATTTCAGcttataatttattgataattaataatttttgatgtgtaatgtaaataaatataagaataaatttatattttgatcAAGTTGAAAATTTTCCGATTATTTATCGCTTGTGATGTTACTAGCTGgtaataaaacaacaattaagtttttttgcTTTAAGTATCCGGCGATTTATAGCAACAAAGACGTTCAGAGCAGGTACTAGCATCCACAACCGGCAATTTAAATTCTAGCCAAGTGACTCAGGTCTTATTATATAATGTAATCGGTGATGATTTAACTTTTTCCCGTTCGGCGATGGTCGTTTTTCTTTCAGAGTTGCTTCGATTTAACCTTCTTCTCTCCAAGTCGAGCTCCGCGAACGCATATCCGATACCGTTAGCTTTCTCCTTCGTTTGTGTCGCAGCTCTAAGGTTCCCCCCGATTTAACAGTCTCGCATTATACCGAGCGTTTCTCGACGACCATAAACCTCCCGGTGACAATGGAACGGAGCTAATGTCAGCCGACCCGTACATGCGCGGTTAATTAGTAAGTTGAACGGGACAGGGCTTTTATGGCAAAAGAATCcgagttatttttattgtttaattgcTCGGATTTTTCCCCCCTTATCGCAACAAACCCAGAGAGACCGTACTTAGAACCGATTTTACTCGTTTTGTAATCGATTCCACGCGCGACAACGTTGTGTATCACTTTGTGCACCAGAATTCCGactatttttttagaaaatgtcACATGAATATGACTCAAATTGAAACATGCTGGGCGTTTATTACTCATTACAACCTCGTGTAAATTAGACACAATACTATTTTAGTATGTATTCGAAGTCGAGCGATCGATACCCAGGAGTACTTGTTTCCGGTCCACACGGAAATGCCAGCAATTCCTCTCCGACGCATCACCGATTGCCGGATATCCTTTAAGTTCTCGATCGTAACACGCGTAGGAGTGCGATCTGCTCGGTTCAGGTGCACAGAAATAACGaaccgtcgtcgtcgtcgacgCCGTTTGACCTACATCCATTGAGTTGGTTGGTCGAGTGGACGGAGCTCAGGAAATGCCACTCACGCACTACTGGTGATGGTAGGCGAGCAGGTATTGCACTGCAGGATTTGTTTGCTTATTTATCGGTTCACAGTATACCAGCACATTTTCTTAGAACTGATTCTAAAAGATCAGCACGCGAAATCCTCTTTCTCAACTAACGACACCGAAAATAACCACCATTTATTTTACCACCACTTATTTTACCACCCATTATTAAATCACTTAAAAATTCTACACGTTTAAAtacagaattaaaaattaccgCCGCGGTGTACATAAAGTTGCATACACGTTAGGAGtgaaaacaattgaatgcgaAGAATCTTTTCGAACAAAAACGTTGTGAACAAAAGAACAAAAACGTATTTACGAGGTCGTTCGTGTTCTGACGTGTATGCACTTGCTGTTTCCCGTTCCAGAGAGCACTTAATCATCTGAAAATCTTAATCCCCCGTGCCAAAAACACCAAATCCCATAAGAAAACAAACGGATAAAGGCAACCCCTCCCGTTTTTCTTGCGTTTTTACGGCAAATCATGGGCTGTCATAACATTAAAGGGCTGCATAAATACCTTAAACGCTTTAACTATCCGTTGCTGGGCTCTTAAAAGATTTCTATTCCCCCGGCCTTTAGGGAAAATGTGGCTCATGGGCCTTTAAAACGACAATAGTTCGGCCCTTTGGCGCTGTTAGTGTCGGTGATTCAGCAATAGCGGTGCGCAGAGTGGTAAATCACCCCTCGAGACCGATGTTACACCATATCGGCAAATATTTGTTCGAGGGTCTCAAAAAGGTGGTCGGTAGGCTTTGACACCCGGATTAGGTATACACTAGTGACACCTAGATTTATGCCTCCGGGATAATGGGCCGTACCTGTGCGCGAAAACTACAGGGgtgtattaagaaaatcttaaaattcTCATCTTAAAACTAGTTATTAAAGGATgtgaaatttgaataaatctaATCTTTATCGTTAAAGAATGAATTGTTTTGTGAAATTTGAGTTTAACCATGTTGTTTGAagtagttttaattaaaactaatttgttAACAAAGTCCTAAGCCATCTCTGTTGAATCCTAGTGCGCGGTAGGTCGCACCCTGGGTGGACAATCGACGTAGCGCCACCTATACACCATCAATGGTTCTAACAGAGATGTCAGGAAACGGTGACATCGCACAATGGACCTAGCCCGTAGGATACCGCATTCCTGGCCCGATTGAGAACCGTCCAGTTACCGCTTCTTCGGGGTTTTTTCTTCACCACCTCCGGGGGATCAAGAAGGAACCCTCTACGTGCCGCTACCAGAACTCCGAACTGTGACGATTGTTAAACAGAAGAACGAGGGAGGTTCTGCAAATTATTGCGGCGACTCGTTAGTGACACCATATCAAATCAGTGTTTTGTCCTCAGACAGCGGGTGGGGACCTCGTTGTCCACGGTTCGTTATTTGTCTTTTTCCGGACTTGTTTGTTTGTCTTGTGTGACGAATTCCATAGATATTTCTTCTTCCTTAAGCAACTTCTTCGCCTTCTGGAACGATGCGAAGCACTGTTGAAGAAGTATGTGGAAGAAAGGGGGGGGTTGCAGTCGTCGCGGGGCCGcgatttattgttataaagcGGGCACATTCGCGGTCACGTACGCCGGACGGCCGAAGAAAAGCGTCTCTGGCGCGAAAAAAGGCCGCGACGGAAACGAATTGTGCCCGGCAATTACGGTTTTAGTGCGTGGCGTGCACGCGAAGAAAGACGGAGGAGAGGAGGCCTCTTCGTCCGTTCGAATCGAATTATTCGCCAATGCGCCGCGTCCGTCGTTGCGTCGACATCGCCGCATGTCACTGAATATTTATGGCCCGGGGGCCGCCTCAATGGACAGGTTTTATGGCCGTCGACCGTGGAGCGGCGCGGCCCGAGCCCCTATGATCTTCACCTCGCGACCGCACGCTGGGTCcacgaaacaaaaaaatctccACTAGAAATTGTTTAACACATTTTCAACTACATATTTCTATTGATATCAAAACTGTTCTACCTACTAAATAACAGTTTTTGTTATCTGAAAAAGGGATGAGGATGTGGTTCTCGCAATGGCTATTCAATTAACCCCATTTCCACCCGCCACGTATCTTTCGGATAGGTTTATCTCTTGTTTACGTATTCGCTGGGGTAAAACATGTTTTTGCCGGGCGTCAATTAACCGGTCGGCGCGGCGGTTCGTTTGGGTCTTGGCTAATTGGGGGCCCGTCCACCGGGGCCATCCCCGAAGAAGAATCTAACGCTTTCAGAGCCTCGGATTGAGCCGTCAAAGTGCGCGCCGGCGATAAGTGAGCGGACGACGACGGCTCAAACGGCTCAACCGGACCACCCGACGACAGGCGGCGGTCTGGACGGATTTCGGATAATGAAGTGCCTCCTTCCGACCACCTCAGATCGGGTTTCGGACGAGGCGTCGCTCCCGGCGTGGCGATTAATTGAACAGCCCGATTTCAGTTAGCTAGCCGGACGAACGCAAGAAAAGAACAGATAAATCCTGCACAGGATGACGACACGTTGTAGGCACGTTGTAGCTCCTCCTGGCGGCCACATATACAAGGCCTGAGGGCAGGGCGCGCGGGAGTCCGAACCCGGCCCCGACGGCTCATATCTCGGCAGCATCTCGGAGGACCTCGGAATGCGAGAGATCCAGCGTTAATATTTCACTCACCGCCGGCGCGATCCCCGACGCCGGAAAGTTTAAAGTCGTCCGACGACCGAACTCGACGCTCAAAGAACTTTCCAAGGATCCCCACCAACCACACACACTGTATTATAACAGCTATACCAAACCTATAGCAAGAAATAACCCAACTAATACAATATCATTTACAACAAACTAAATTTCTTTACCAACTACTCTTAAGATATTAGGGTATACTAAAGAAGATTGAGGGGACATCCTGTTGCTTCGAAATCACGTGGGAACTTGCCGTGGCCACCCTGCATAATGATTAAGTCCGGACGTCTCCTAACGA of the Onthophagus taurus isolate NC chromosome 10, IU_Otau_3.0, whole genome shotgun sequence genome contains:
- the LOC111428480 gene encoding uncharacterized protein isoform X1; translation: MCINGDCDHPEGMLDRDLRTTKSSLDERTTRITSVPDANKCSRLGSSKSVKRTRSCSTCSFRNLCHHLRKSFHKFKQAVTVLLCLSYVVGIPTTSSLPVTRTSRETMADQNPALKQLESIKNTAKHNAYQAREYFNNTFLTTKYPNIDLYNNNNYTFFFEHIPKDFKFPQTVMFNSAVLKGMTVNEFTQIFYDCFLRFNATMDMLKEKNEVINKLKVLLEEFEEYIAIENIEPLKMKYDESDIKLGKDESDTGERWVRDMIIYRDFAKTMEYVDKAYEYFYNLAVNAEASQ
- the LOC111428480 gene encoding uncharacterized protein isoform X2, with translation MLATFTEFKQAVTVLLCLSYVVGIPTTSSLPVTRTSRETMADQNPALKQLESIKNTAKHNAYQAREYFNNTFLTTKYPNIDLYNNNNYTFFFEHIPKDFKFPQTVMFNSAVLKGMTVNEFTQIFYDCFLRFNATMDMLKEKNEVINKLKVLLEEFEEYIAIENIEPLKMKYDESDIKLGKDESDTGERWVRDMIIYRDFAKTMEYVDKAYEYFYNLAVNAEASQ